The following proteins are encoded in a genomic region of Synechococcus sp. CBW1002:
- a CDS encoding DUF1778 domain-containing protein, which produces MTSAKPQGLRLAKTSRIELRATEHDRDLLDRAAAALGTDRSSFLLAQGRLAAQRVLADREQFVLDHEGQLEWERINSRPARSLPGLARLLERPSPFR; this is translated from the coding sequence TTGACCAGCGCCAAGCCGCAAGGCCTCCGCCTGGCCAAAACGAGTCGGATCGAGTTGCGGGCCACAGAACACGACCGTGACCTGCTGGATCGGGCTGCTGCGGCCCTCGGAACCGACCGCAGTTCCTTCCTGCTCGCCCAGGGGCGCCTCGCCGCCCAGCGGGTGCTGGCCGACAGGGAGCAGTTCGTGCTCGATCACGAGGGCCAGCTGGAATGGGAGCGGATCAACAGCCGCCCGGCTCGAAGCCTTCCGGGTCTGGCGCGGCTGCTGGAGCGCCCCTCGCCATTCCGTTGA
- a CDS encoding glycosyltransferase family 4 protein: MLYTTEPPYLPLLGWLLHRLTRTPYLVLLYDLYPDVLVELGVLPAGHGLVQLWRQFNRWVFADAQQLIVLSEPMAVRVRNHAPAAAAKLTVIPSWADPAQIHPRPKADNWFATQHQLADRFVVLYSGNQGRCHDLVTVMAAALLLRQQPDVLFLFIGKGPQHQRLLELVHDWGLGNCRFLPYQELSDLPYSLAAADLALVTLGIEAEGLVAPSKLYGHLAAATPIAAITPASSYLRKLVEQEGCGRWFANGDAQGLADWILELKANRQQAVACGNRARNLLLRTATPDLVIAQYLQLIQQHLPDHKPLTPPPPAPRFQ; the protein is encoded by the coding sequence ATCCTCTACACCACCGAACCCCCCTACCTGCCGCTGCTCGGCTGGCTGCTGCATCGCCTCACCCGCACCCCCTATCTCGTCCTCCTCTACGACCTCTACCCCGATGTGCTGGTGGAGCTCGGCGTGCTCCCCGCCGGCCATGGCCTGGTGCAGCTCTGGCGCCAGTTCAACCGTTGGGTGTTTGCCGATGCCCAGCAATTGATCGTGCTCTCTGAGCCCATGGCCGTTCGCGTGCGCAATCACGCCCCTGCCGCCGCCGCCAAGCTCACGGTGATTCCCAGCTGGGCGGATCCCGCCCAGATCCATCCCCGCCCCAAAGCCGACAACTGGTTTGCCACCCAGCACCAGCTCGCCGATCGCTTTGTGGTGCTCTATTCCGGCAACCAGGGCCGCTGCCACGATCTGGTCACCGTGATGGCCGCCGCACTGCTGCTGCGTCAGCAGCCCGATGTGCTGTTTCTGTTCATCGGCAAGGGGCCGCAGCACCAGCGCCTGCTGGAGCTCGTGCACGACTGGGGCCTGGGCAACTGCCGCTTCCTGCCCTATCAGGAGCTCAGCGATCTGCCCTATTCCCTGGCTGCCGCTGATCTGGCCTTGGTCACCCTCGGCATCGAAGCGGAGGGGTTGGTGGCGCCCTCCAAGCTCTATGGCCACCTCGCCGCCGCTACACCAATCGCTGCCATCACGCCCGCCAGCTCCTACCTGCGCAAGCTGGTGGAACAGGAGGGCTGCGGCCGCTGGTTTGCCAATGGCGACGCCCAAGGCCTGGCCGATTGGATCCTGGAGCTCAAGGCCAATCGCCAGCAGGCCGTGGCCTGCGGCAACCGGGCCCGCAACCTGCTGCTGCGCACCGCCACTCCCGATCTGGTTATCGCCCAATACCTGCAGTTGATTCAGCAGCACCTGCCCGACCACAAGCCGCTCACACCGCCACCTCCGGCCCCCCGGTTTCAGTAA
- a CDS encoding AbrB/MazE/SpoVT family DNA-binding domain-containing protein, protein MRSTITARGQTVIPAPIRARFSLGPSQRLEWFVDADGSIRVVPVDLSPVKAFRGVGRRGGSTERLLADREADRETERRAEPGFGL, encoded by the coding sequence ATGCGCAGCACCATCACGGCCCGGGGTCAAACGGTGATCCCCGCCCCCATTCGTGCCCGTTTTTCCCTTGGTCCGTCCCAGCGTCTGGAATGGTTTGTGGATGCCGATGGCTCCATCCGCGTGGTGCCGGTGGACCTGTCGCCAGTGAAGGCCTTTCGTGGCGTGGGGCGCCGCGGCGGCTCCACCGAGCGGCTCCTGGCTGATCGTGAAGCTGATCGTGAAACCGAGCGGCGGGCAGAGCCGGGCTTCGGCCTCTGA
- a CDS encoding PIN domain-containing protein, with product MAALLLLDTSALLTLRDDEPGADRVEQALERQGRCYACFLSRMEVLYRVWKDEDERAGRLAYEQLKALPLRWIEASEPLLEQAASIKARYALSLADSWIAAAAQQVGAILLHKDPELRAIADLSQEWLG from the coding sequence ATGGCAGCGCTGCTTCTGCTGGATACCTCGGCCCTGCTCACCCTGCGCGACGATGAACCCGGCGCCGATCGGGTCGAACAGGCGCTCGAGCGCCAAGGCCGCTGTTATGCCTGCTTTCTCAGCCGGATGGAGGTGCTCTATCGGGTCTGGAAAGACGAAGACGAGCGCGCCGGACGCCTGGCCTATGAGCAGCTCAAGGCTCTGCCGCTGCGCTGGATCGAGGCTTCTGAGCCCTTGCTCGAGCAGGCCGCCAGCATCAAGGCCCGCTACGCCTTGTCTCTGGCTGACTCCTGGATTGCCGCTGCGGCCCAGCAGGTGGGGGCCATCCTCCTCCACAAGGATCCCGAGCTTCGGGCGATCGCCGATTTATCCCAGGAGTGGCTCGGCTGA
- a CDS encoding asparagine synthase C-terminal domain-containing protein, which produces MQRRFGGLPPLARRALARSLALLPVSAAGLARDKQRKLAAAIRAAGSLEQLHAALTSVWADPAVLLQPHWQSAAAEAGALPEAPTAAEQLMLADARTYLLADILVKGDRAAMAVGLETRAPFLDHRVAAVAWRLPLALKIRGGTGKWALRQLLHRHVPPELIDRPKAGFAMPIGAWLRGPLRPWAEDLLDPQLLQRQGYLQPAPIQHLWRAPSTRFAS; this is translated from the coding sequence GTGCAGCGGCGCTTCGGCGGCCTGCCGCCCCTCGCCCGCCGCGCCCTGGCCCGAAGCCTCGCGCTCCTGCCTGTGTCTGCCGCCGGCCTCGCCCGCGACAAGCAGCGCAAGCTGGCCGCCGCCATCCGCGCTGCCGGCTCCCTGGAGCAGCTGCACGCGGCCCTCACCAGCGTGTGGGCCGATCCGGCCGTGCTGCTGCAGCCCCACTGGCAGAGCGCCGCGGCCGAAGCCGGAGCCCTTCCCGAGGCGCCCACCGCCGCCGAGCAGTTGATGCTCGCCGATGCCCGCACCTATCTCCTCGCCGACATCCTCGTGAAGGGCGATCGGGCGGCCATGGCAGTGGGTCTGGAAACCCGCGCCCCCTTCCTCGATCACCGCGTCGCCGCCGTGGCCTGGCGTTTGCCCCTGGCCCTCAAGATCCGCGGCGGCACCGGCAAGTGGGCCCTGCGGCAGCTGCTCCATCGCCATGTGCCCCCCGAGCTGATCGATCGCCCCAAGGCCGGTTTCGCGATGCCGATCGGCGCCTGGCTGCGCGGCCCCTTGCGCCCCTGGGCCGAGGACCTGCTCGATCCCCAGCTGCTGCAGCGCCAGGGCTATCTCCAGCCCGCGCCCATCCAGCATCTCTGGCGTGCCCCCTCAACGCGATTCGCGAGTTGA